One Rosa chinensis cultivar Old Blush chromosome 5, RchiOBHm-V2, whole genome shotgun sequence genomic region harbors:
- the LOC112168194 gene encoding uncharacterized protein LOC112168194: protein MDELHQAASAYYNNGSPEIQQLAWSFFQSMDTNCDGQVDWNEFSTFLYQSGNQWISPSFFNDLDRNHDGALDFMEVLTFYYIIKTRSFWCSICGICLTGLYFTCVECFDNVNSNTYDLCPRCYESKPERQRYNQQSDHHHDYFMDNHMLLRSKRGGYGSAILAIDSPGGGPGRTRMRQTMKALDTAVNVATLCSIM, encoded by the exons ATGGACGAGTTGCATCAGGCAGCTTCAGCATATTACAACAACGGGTCACCTGAGATTCAGCAACTAGCATGGAGCTTCTTCCAATCCATGGACACAAACTGCGACGGCCAAGTTGACTGGAACGAGTTCTCCACATTTCTGTACCAAAGCGGCAACCAATGGATCAGCCCCAGCTTCTTCAACGATCTGGATCGGAACCACGACGGTGCTCTCGATTTCATGGAAGTTCTCACGTTTTACTATATCATCAAGACTAGGAGCTTCTGGTGCAGCATCTGCGGGATTTGTCTCACGGGGCTCTACTTCACTTGTGTTGAGTGCTTTGACAACGTCAACTCAAACACTTACGATCTTTGTCCCAGATGCTATGAATCGAAGCCGGAAAGGCAAAGGTATAACCAGCAGAGTGATCACCATCATGACTACTTTATGGATAACCATATGTTGCTCAGATCAAAGAGAGGAGGATATGGTTCTGCAATCCTG GCCATAGATTCACCTGGAGGTGGACCAGGACGG ACCAGAATGCGCCAAACGATGAAAGCATTGGATACGGCGGTGAATGTGGCAACTTTGTGTAGCATTATGTGA